The Aptenodytes patagonicus chromosome 10, bAptPat1.pri.cur, whole genome shotgun sequence genomic sequence CCTCACTGAAGCCCCTGGCATAGCAGAGAGCAGTGTTAGCACCTTTGTGGGTGTCGCTGCTTGGCTCCAAACAGCTTCCTGTGAGGTGAGGTTTATATGGAAACAATACGGTTGATTGCTGCGAATATGATCTTCGCACTCGAAAGCACTAGAAACGCAGCTGTGATTCCAAGCTAGGGTCGCTTCAAAAAGAGCAGACGTTTAGAAGAGGCAAAGAACCAAACACGTAGTACCAAACACTGGTGTTATGTGCAGCTATATTTTCCCGTTactttttctgcaggaaacaggaaaaattacCAAAGACCATATACCAAAGGCCAAGATGGGCTAAGGCTGGGATTTTCCACTGCTCCAAGCTGTTATTCTAGTCGTGTAGGGTGCACGTAATCAACACTGCACCATTCCCAGTCAAATAGATAGTGTTGGGGAGATAGGTTAACATGTTTTGCCACTTCAACTGCTGCTGTTGAAGATAGCTTCTTGGAGGTTGGAGGTTTTCAGCAGTCTGTTTTAGCAAGAGTGCGCAGACCGAGCTCTTCATCAGTTTTGTACCTCAGGCTGCAGTTTTCTAGCGGGAAGAGTTGTTGGTGAGGCTGGTTTCCCCCCATCCCTCTGTTGAGAACTGCGTGTTGAGAACCACGCAGTGAACTGCTCGAAGGAGCAGACTGTGGTCGAAAGTGGCCAATAACAAGGAAAAGGGATATTTTTCACTCTAACCGGTGGCCTGAGCTGCATCTTTCACAGTAACAGTCTTTTCGGAGCAATCCCTCCATGTGTTGGCCCGTCTGTTGGCTGGTTTTAAGGCACATCCTTGGGAGGAATTGCAGATGGAAAGACGGTTGCGTGTGCCGCAGGGGTCATCAGCGCGTGCAGAGCCACTCCGACACTGGCTCCGCTTTGCGGCTGATCCCGGTGTGTGCAGAGCACCTCCGCTTCACTGCACGTGGCAGGCAGCTGTTTGCGACATTTGTCAGAGCTACAGCTTTGAGCAGGTCGTGCGACACATagaaaccagagaaaaaaaacccttttccacTTGTTAAGATTTCTGCAGGAGGAAATGAAAGGATCTCATGTCGTAGGGCATCTTAGCACCTCGTAAGCGTGGATGTCAAATAAACGTCCGAGGGACATGATAGGATTTCCCCAGTACGTACCGTACAACTGAAGGTTCCACCGGCTTTCAACAAGGCAGGCAGGTTTGTCTAAGATTTCGGAGAGAATACTTTCACCCAGGCTCTCTTTCCTTTGTGGAAGCCACTGGTTTGCCGTTTTGGCTGCACAGAAACCCTGTGCTATGAACATACCTACACAGAGGTTTTCCTCTTTCCAGCATCTTACCTTGATAGGAAGGATAGCTGGAAGACACAACCCCGACTTCCTTCTGGTATTTTTACCCCTGGCTGGAGCAAGTCTGATTAACATGGTTGTAAAAAGTAGTATCCAGTAGTCTGTAGCTACCTCCCTACCTTTGTCACCAGGAGATCAttgagagagagaggcaggggcAGAAAGAGGCGGAGAGAGGTGCACAACGTGGTCCATTCGACCAAGAAATTGTACTCTCTTCCAAAGCCACTCCTTCTCATGAAGCCTTGTGCAGCAGAGGTGGGCTTGCTCTGCGCTGGTGGTGCTGAGCCCCAGCTAGCCAGCTTGTCCCTCAGCAGGACTTTTGATCGCTCAGCGCTGTGCTTTCTCTTGGCAGAGAGCTTCCTCTTGGCTCCGAGTGTGGGAAGAGGGATCCTGCAAGTGCCGTGTAGGCATGCCACCCCTTGGCATTCCTCTGTGCTGTGATTAAGGGAATCCGCTGAAGCAAGATGCTTTCCTACTCCCTTTAGCAGGCGTCATTTGAGATTAAAGGGCATCTTTCACAGAGCTCTGGTTTGCTGCTTCTTACTGTCTCTTTGAAGTTCTGTGCAGAACTGCATCTCATTCTGACCTGCTGTGTCCtctctgctgtccctgctgtgaaCTGGCCATGTGAACAAGTTTGGCAGGCGGTGACTAATCACCTGCCCCTTTTAGGGCGGCAGTGAAATGAGTCTTCGGCTCCCGTGAACACCTGCAGTGGCCTGGCCTTTCAGCTGTGAATAGGTGCAGTTATGCATATGTGCACAGTAGGGAAAAGCCCTCGGAGAATCCACACGGCTTTCAAAATCTTCATCGCTCGAGCCCTCCTCCTCTACCCAGCTTTGCAGGGTTGTCCTCAAGTCTAACTAttagtctgtctttcttttctgatTAGCTCGAAGTGAAGGTGGTCACTACCGAGAGAGCAAAGCATTTCTACAATGCCCAGGAGATTCCTGTCACCCTCTACAGCGATGAAGATGAATGGCAGGTGAGTTGTTCTTCCTTTGGAGACTGCAAGGGCTTCTGTCCTGTCCCCACTAGCCACGTGTTCTGTAATTCAAGTAGTTCTGTCATGCACTCATGCCTTCTACTTCCAGAAGGCCAACAGGTCAcgcttcagaaaaaaagcaggctCCCTGGGAGATTCACTTAGTTGTTCAAGTGCTGAACAGCAAATAGAAGTGTTCCTCTAAGTTTCTTTGCCAGAGaccacattcatttattttttaatcctggGCCAAGACTCATTTCTTTGTTCTAGTAATGTATGCTTTGGAATATGGCTTTCAAAGAATGTGGTTCCAACCGTGCTgtaaatgaggaagaaaagaaaggctgcCCTGACTGTACCGGAGGATTTTGTACCGCCCTAGCAGACTTGCAGCAGGCAGTGAGGGTTGAAGTGGTCTCTCGCCACCCTGGGCTCAGCCACTATCGGCAGCTCTGAGAGGAGTATCCGGAAATGTCAAGAAAAGCCACTGCAGAGTCGCGGTGAGGGTGTTTGGCGCTCGTCATGAGTCATACTTGTCACAAAGGCAACAGCTTAATTCTCCTTAACGCTAAGTATTCTGAATCTACAGAGGTCGCTGACATTCGCAAAACTACCCCCGCTGCTTTAAAACTCAGCCCGGTGTCTGACTGGGTAACCCTGTGCCGGTAGGCCCACCCTGGTGTAGCGGTGCAGGGGAAGGCCAGTACCTGGAGATGTCGTGCACCGGTGTAATTGGTGGCTGGAAGTAAGAGAGGTTCTCCTGGTGGAAGTGGTGTTTATCTCGGAGGTGTCCGCATCTGTGCTCGTGCGCATACATGGAAGAGCCATCCCAGTAAGGGATAGCTCAGTTGTCAGGGCTGTGAACATCTCTAGACCCTGTAAAATGGCTTTTTCTCTTGACTGCAGTTTTCCTGACATGCTTTGAGAGTCCCTGAGTATGGAGAGGTTCATTGTATAAACATCAACATTTGTTTTTCTATACATTTTATCTCTACTTTGCGGTACTGATCCGAGTACAAGGTGATCTGCTCTTTGCCAGTACTCTTGCTGATGCACTCACGCGCGAGCATCGCTTTTATGTGGAGGGAGGCATGCTAATGGCAATAGCCAGGAAGCTTTCTGGCTGGTCTAGGAGATTGGTGGAGATCTGCTGGGTCCCAGGGTGCTACAGCTCCAGGCAGAGTTATTTCTGAGGAACCCTCGGTGGGGTGATAGAAGAGGAGCGGGTCGGGCCTTGAGGTCTGCTGGCACACTGGAAAGCGGGCACGGAGCCCTTACAACGTGCCGTTCTGACAGAAGGGTGGGAAATAAGCCCTCTCAGCGTCTGTTTGTGAGAgactttattctgaaaataaaactacaaTTTTCAGTGCttctagaaaaaaacagaagtgagtGAAGGAGCTGGGAAAGGTGTCAGGAAGCACCAGCTTTCCGGATGCTGTCTTTTTGTTGTGGTTTCCAGTGACTCAGAGAAGGAGCAGTTTGTGGCCCTGATGCACCTCTTGCTGGCCTGTGGTTGTGTGTGTCCTCTGGGGATTAAGCACCTGATGCTGTTTGCTGCTTCTCTTGACGCTTTCCCAGTTAACTGCGCTCTTAAGAAAAGGCCAGGACTCTCTCGAGCAACTCGGAGCTTTAgtgaaaatagaaatattcaCTTAAGAGCCAAGAGGGGAGGGAAGTGCCCGGCTGGCTAAACCTCGTCCATCCTAGAGAAAGCCAACAGGACTGTTCCCTACTGTAGGGTTTACTTTGCTGTGGTGAGTATGTGTAGGGGTGTGCATCCTAATTGAGAAGTGACTTGTGCAGTTAGGGGTCTATACCTCGTTAAAAGCCCGTGGACAGCTTCACTTTACAGAAGTGTGAGGCTTCTAAATCGCGTGGGGTCCTCGGGAAATGTGACCCCTGGTTTGGTCCTGTCTGGCTTCAGTTGGCTGATAGGATGGAGCTCTTTTCCCCGTTCAGATATGCTACGTGTCGAGGGAGCTCTTATGAACGTTTCTGAAGCTGAGGGATGATGTGAACGGGAAGTGGATGGGGAAAGCTCTTTCCTGTGAGTTGAAATCTGTGGTTGTTGGAGGTGCGAATTGCTGTCTTCGTGGGGAAAGGATACCCATTTGTAGAGCACCAAGCAGACACCTGCCGTCTCTTAAATGTGCTTCCTAAAAGTAGCTGCAGCACGGCCttcgctggaggaggaggaaatcagaAACGTGAGCGCTGTGGCTGCAGTCCCCGATTCCCCGCGCTGTCACATCTTGCTTGATGTGAGAGTAATTCTTTCCCCTTAAGTTTACGCGGTGGTTACCGATGTGGGATTGACAAAGTGCCTGTTGTTCGCAGCGTTCGTTGTGAGGGGTTCGGTAATCTGGATCTTGTCTCGTCCACAGCTGTGGAAAGGCCGTTCAGACCCGGTCCTGCACATCGAACTCAGGCGGTGGGCTGACCTCATGTTGGTGGCACCTCTTGATGCAAACACGCTGGCAAAGCTCGCGAACGGCATCTGTGACAACCTGCTGGTGAGTAACCGGAGCTCTGCCTGAGAGTTCTCTCACCTCCCAGCATTAGACTGTCTGACCTTTCTCTCATGGAAACTCTTGCGCTTCTATAGCGTCGCCAAGAGTGAGATTTGCATGTTCTGCTCCTGCTTCGTATgcttgtctctctcttcctccgGTATGGTTCCCCTATTCCTTCTCAAACAGTtgttctttccttccctgacctacGTTGCTTTCCACTCCTCGGCTCTGTCAGTCTCTTCCATTATCTCCCAGTCCCTGCTTtgtgccttttctgctttttctgatggGCAGTATTTCTCTCTTTCTACCTCCACCCTCTCTCCGtcatgcatgtacacacacacgcgcgtgcGCATACACGCTTGCACTCACTTTTGAGTtcctctctgcatttttttagaTGCAATCTGGAAAGACACCTGTGAGATCAGATAAAATTGTTTACTTCCTGCTACCTCACCTCCTCCCTCACCTAACTGCATAGCACAGAAATTCAGACATGCTCACGCTTACTTACCTTCCAGTTTCAGCTACAGGGGATTTTGCTTGTTCAGGCTTGTTTTTCTGGTATTAAAAGTGCTCTGGCTCAAAGGCTGATCAGGAAAGTGTATTAAAAGAGAGTGTGCTTCTCTGCTGGGTGATGGGGACCTCCAGCGGGGCTGAATGCTTTGTGTCCAGGCGTTAGGTCTTCATTAGGAGAGGTCATAAGCATTAACCACGCGAAAGATCTGCCAGGAAGCTGCAGATCTGCAAATGTTGCTGTGGTGCATCACCCTTCAGTAATGCGAGGAGGCTTGAACCAGGAACGGAGGGCAGCTCGTCAGCTCTGGCCGGGGAGCCCCGCGTGACCAACTTAGTTGTTCAGGCAAGAGGGGGTGCGTATAAATGAACAAAGTACACCCAGAGCAACAGCCCTCATTTGTATGAGCAGATCACTGGAGATCTGAGAGAAGCCAGAAAGAGCTGTGGGAGGGACAAGCAGTGTCTCGGCCTTCTGGGTCCCCTTGGTACTATAGGTGTGGCGGTGGTAGCAGAGGGAAGAGCTCAGGAAGGATGTTAGGGACGCGTGGCTTCGCAAACTCCTGCCAGTCTTTTCAGAGAGCCTTGTGGAGGTAAGAGGTAGCTCCGGCAAAGGAAAGCAAGTGCCGGAGGTGCTGGTTGGCACGTTAGAACAGATCCTAGCAGACTTTCCTGTGCTGGGAAGGGTTCAAATCACAGGGCATAAAAAAGGATGGGCAGGGTTCTCGTAAGTAGTCTACAGTCTGAGCAGAGACCCTGCACCAGGGACTGTTGCTACCTGGGAAGCTCCCTTTGCATGATTTAAATGCTGCTAGGCCTAGGGAAACTGATGGACGTTGCGTTAAGAGCAACCAGCATTTATCTTCTTAAGGAGATGAGGTGATACTGGGTTATCTGGAAGTTCTGTGTTACTGAGGAGTCAGATATGATTCCCTGTAGCACGCAGGAGCTGCTAGATGGTTTGTAATCTGCCAGCGTCTCCTGCAACAGCCCAGATGTGTTCGTGTTATCCTCTGTTTGTATCCCGGAAGCAGCAGTGCTTCCTTTGGGAGGAGTTACGGATCCAGTTGGCATATCATTTAGAAAAGGCTCACTTGCCAACTTTTTGTGCTTAGCTCTACAGCTGGCTTATCTGAAGCGTTGCCTGGGAATTTCTCTAGAGCTGATACGATCTGTGGCCACCCCTCAGCTTCTCTTGGTCTCCCACATGGGCTGGCAGTCTGCACGCATCGTGTTCCAGCTCGGTTTGCTCCAGCGATTGGGCTGCTTGCTTGGCCCCGAGCCGGAGTAGGATGGGATCTATCCTCTTTGTAGCCTCCCTCATTTTTCTTGCCTGTCAGAGATGAGCTTTGCTGGAATGTAATACAAATCAGTAGCAGCCCTGTGGATCTGCCTGTGGGTTAGTCCAGCTGCGCTGACAGATTGAGGCTTTTGGCCCTCTAATGACAGCCAGGCTGGGAAAGGGCTTCTGTGCAGCAAAGTGATGAGAAGGAATGAGGAAAGACAACCCATCTCAGAGCTGAACCTCTTGGCTTCTCTTGCAGACTTGTGTCATCCGCGCTTGGGATCTGAGCAAACCTCTGCTCTTCTGCCCAGCTATGAACACGGCCATGTGGGAACATCCCATCACAGCTCAGCAGGTGGAGCAGCTGAAAGGCTTTGGCTACACAGAGATCCCCTGCGTGGTGAAGAAACTAGTCTGTGGAGATGAAGGTCAGTCCTTTTGCGTGTCTTCTGACTGGTTTCCTGCACGAATGCTGCTCTTATCCTGAAGGGATGTGCATTCTTTTGCCGTGTGGCCTTCAAGATGTTGAACTGCGGGGAGCAGGTGCTCACTGCCAGGGTTTATACAAACAAACTGAAGCTTTGCCCTGTGCTAGCTGATATCTATTATTCTTGTACATTCATCTTTAAGTAGTCTTAAGAGACCATCCAAGCCAGGCTTTCAAATGAGCCATTAGATAGGCCcgatatttaaaagaaatactcaTTCAAGAGGAGAGTAGATCAAAGAGAAGGAAGGCTTTGCGGTGAGCGTTATCAGCCTGGGATTTGGGTGTCCTGACCTTGCCCTCTACTGTGACTGTGGGCTGTTTTCATCATGCCTCAGTTCCTCATCTCTAACATAGGGATAGTATCTTATCCCCGAGAGCAGGCAGTGAGAATAAGCGCTTTGCAGACGTGGCTGAGGGTGTAGCTGGCCGTGCATTTAacatttgttgttgtttgttgcCTGGGttacttttcagcttcccaaTCGGgttttgatttggggttttgACATCAGACTTAAATGTGAAGTGAAAGAGGAGGGGTAGGTAACGTTGTCACACTCAATTTCAAAAGACTTAACTTGCAGTGCTAAGAAATACTACTAAAATGGTCTCATTTGTATTTTAGGAGCTGCTTTAAATGGAGGTATTTTGACTTTTGGGAGGTTTTGAGAAGGGTTTCTATGCAAGCAATTTGGATGAATGGATTTGCTTTTTATCAAAATTTTCTTGGACAGATTGCCTGTAAACAATTGTTtacagttgctggctggggttaccAGTTCTAGCCATAATAGCAAATGTGCTATTACCCACGCAGTAGTATACTCACACTTTTGTTTAACAACCCCAACTCTAGCAGGATTTTAACTGCTCTGTCAGGTAGTTCAATAAACAGCCTGCAGTGAAGACAGGATGTTAAAATGTTCTTCATGGTTAAATTCTAGGGCTGGCTTAGTTTCTGCATTCTTAGGTAGATGCAGCGCTTCTAGAGAATGCTTTTTGGAGCTGAAGACTAAGAAATATTTACAGTTGGGTAAGTGTAGTCAAGTAACTCAGGCATCATTTGAAATATCCTGGACAATTATGCTTCCGCTGGGATTTTAGACCTGATTACATCAAATTTCTTACGTACTTGTAATAACGTTGAGGGAAAACGCCCAAAAGAGGTCATTCTGCGCAGACATTTTGGCAGAAGTGGAAAGGCCATCTGGCATAGTTTCTTggtcctttattttttcccttcatcttttttAGTACATATATAGGATCTCTGTTCCTGCAGTAAGCAGCTGAGTGCCTCCTAATGGGTAATGTGCTTATTCTTGCAGGTTCCTGCACCTGAGGCAGAGCTGTGTTGTTGTCATCCCTGTTTCACAGATGGGGATCTGAGATGCGAAAGGGCCGCGTGAGTTGACTCACCAGCACAAACGGATTAGAGTTGGATGGTGAACACGGTTTccaccttctgctgctctgccctgccccttTCCCGGGGGCTGCCGCCCTTGCGACAGGGATGTGCGAGCCACATGAGAGGCAGCATGTGAATTGCTGTGGTTTGTAGCTCAGAATG encodes the following:
- the PPCDC gene encoding phosphopantothenoylcysteine decarboxylase isoform X2 is translated as MEPFSPPEPGFPAEKSSSVPQKKSRVLVGVTGSVAALKLPLLIAELLQIPGLEVKVVTTERAKHFYNAQEIPVTLYSDEDEWQLWKGRSDPVLHIELRRWADLMLVAPLDANTLAKLANGICDNLLTCVIRAWDLSKPLLFCPAMNTAMWEHPITAQQVEQLKGFGYTEIPCVVKKLVCGDEGSCT
- the PPCDC gene encoding phosphopantothenoylcysteine decarboxylase isoform X1, encoding MEPFSPPEPGFPAEKSSSVPQKKSRVLVGVTGSVAALKLPLLIAELLQIPGLEVKVVTTERAKHFYNAQEIPVTLYSDEDEWQLWKGRSDPVLHIELRRWADLMLVAPLDANTLAKLANGICDNLLTCVIRAWDLSKPLLFCPAMNTAMWEHPITAQQVEQLKGFGYTEIPCVVKKLVCGDEGRGAMAEVRTIVASVKRILEERDLPTQS